A genomic segment from Planctomycetota bacterium encodes:
- the rpiB gene encoding ribose 5-phosphate isomerase B produces the protein MKIALGADHAGWAAKESLGEFLRARGHEVIDLGPSSGAPCDYPDFAAAVARAVASGRADRGVLVCGTGVGMSIAANKIPGVRAVHVTDEATAEFSRRHNDANVFCAGARLLPADRIAELLARWLETPFEGGRHAGRLEKVRRLEGGPGPADYFHPART, from the coding sequence ATGAAGATCGCGCTCGGAGCCGACCACGCGGGCTGGGCCGCCAAGGAATCCCTCGGGGAATTCCTGCGGGCGCGCGGCCACGAGGTGATCGACCTCGGCCCGTCCAGCGGGGCCCCCTGCGACTACCCGGACTTCGCCGCCGCCGTCGCCCGCGCCGTGGCCTCCGGGCGCGCGGACCGCGGCGTGCTCGTCTGCGGCACGGGCGTCGGCATGTCGATCGCGGCGAACAAGATCCCCGGCGTCCGCGCGGTCCACGTGACCGACGAGGCGACCGCCGAATTCAGCCGCCGCCACAACGACGCCAACGTGTTCTGCGCGGGAGCGCGGCTCCTGCCGGCGGATCGCATCGCGGAGCTTCTGGCGCGGTGGCTCGAAACGCCCTTCGAAGGCGGGCGGCACGCGGGCCGTCTCGAGAAGGTCCGGCGCCTCGAAGGCGGACCCGGACCGGCGGACTACTTCCACCCCGCCAGGACGTGA
- a CDS encoding 7-carboxy-7-deazaguanine synthase QueE, producing the protein MKRLEGRLLEVFSSFQGEGPYAGLRQVFVRLSGCHLRCAYCDTPESWERAARWTIRGESRPNPVGVEETLEAIRSFGPHPSVSFTGGEPVLQAEFVRETALGARALGMKTYLDTSGTLAHRLAVVADAIDVFAFDVKLPSCEGVRMDWEDTRRCLELARGREAFVKIVVLRDTREEEVARAASIVPPEMPIVLQLVTPVRPGIEPPDGETLGRLRRACGRDVLVLPQLHVLAGWK; encoded by the coding sequence ATGAAACGCCTCGAAGGCCGCCTCCTCGAAGTCTTCTCCTCCTTCCAGGGGGAAGGGCCCTACGCGGGCCTTCGCCAGGTCTTCGTGCGCCTCTCGGGCTGCCACCTGCGCTGCGCGTACTGCGACACCCCCGAGTCGTGGGAGCGCGCCGCCCGGTGGACGATCCGGGGGGAATCCCGGCCCAACCCGGTCGGCGTCGAGGAGACCCTCGAGGCCATCCGCTCGTTCGGCCCGCACCCGTCCGTGAGCTTCACGGGGGGAGAGCCGGTGCTGCAGGCGGAGTTCGTGCGCGAGACGGCCCTCGGGGCGCGCGCGCTGGGCATGAAGACCTACCTCGACACGAGCGGCACGCTCGCCCACCGTCTCGCGGTGGTCGCCGACGCGATCGACGTGTTCGCCTTCGACGTGAAGCTCCCTTCGTGCGAAGGGGTGCGGATGGACTGGGAGGACACGCGGCGCTGCCTGGAGCTGGCCCGCGGGCGCGAGGCGTTCGTCAAGATCGTGGTCCTGCGGGACACGCGCGAGGAGGAGGTCGCCCGCGCGGCCTCGATCGTGCCGCCGGAGATGCCGATCGTGCTGCAGCTCGTCACGCCCGTGCGGCCCGGGATCGAGCCTCCGGACGGCGAAACCCTGGGGCGGCTGCGCCGGGCCTGCGGGCGGGACGTCCTGGTGCTCCCGCAGCTTCACGTCCTGGCGGGGTGGAAGTAG
- a CDS encoding 7-cyano-7-deazaguanine synthase: RARLPRHEMSARSAAAVWVPNRNGVFIEIAAAHAESLGATRLVTGFNREEAATFPDNSPAYVRAVNRALGYSTANGVRVVSYTANLDKAGIVRLGRRLGAPLGWIWPCYEGGRTWCGSCESCLRSLRALEAR; the protein is encoded by the coding sequence GCGGGCGCGCCTGCCCCGCCACGAGATGTCGGCCCGCTCGGCGGCCGCCGTCTGGGTGCCCAACCGGAACGGCGTCTTCATCGAGATCGCCGCCGCGCACGCGGAGTCCCTCGGAGCGACGCGTCTGGTGACGGGCTTCAACCGCGAGGAAGCGGCGACCTTTCCGGACAACTCCCCCGCGTACGTCCGGGCCGTCAACCGCGCGCTCGGCTACTCCACCGCCAATGGGGTGCGCGTCGTGAGCTACACGGCGAACCTCGACAAGGCGGGGATCGTGCGCCTGGGCCGCCGCCTGGGGGCGCCGCTCGGGTGGATCTGGCCGTGCTACGAGGGCGGCCGGACGTGGTGCGGCTCCTGCGAGTCCTGCCTGCGGAGCCTTCGCGCGCTGGAGGCGCGATGA